From the genome of Mixophyes fleayi isolate aMixFle1 chromosome 2, aMixFle1.hap1, whole genome shotgun sequence, one region includes:
- the LOC142139806 gene encoding uncharacterized protein LOC142139806 produces the protein MIFQKVRDVQFRYRASSWLWVVGDYRYRTSSWLWVVGDYRYRTSSWLWVVGDYRYRTSSWLWLVGDYRYRTSSWLWVVGDYRYRTSSWLWLVGDYRHRTSFWLWLVGDYRYRTSSWLWVVGDYRYRTSSWLWLVGDYRHRTSSWLWLVGDYRYRTSSWHWVVGDYRYRTSSWLWVVGDYRYRTSSSLWVVGDYRYRTSSSLWVVGDYRHRTSSWLWVVGDYRYRTSSWLWVVGDYRYRTSSWLWVVGDYRYRTSSWLWLVGDYRHRTSSWLWLVGDYRYRTSSWLWVVGDYRYRTSSWLWLVGDYRYRTSSWLWVVGDYRYRTSSWLWVVGDYRYRTSSWLWVVGDYRYTDNSHF, from the exons ATGATTTTTCAGAAAGTGAGGGATGTTCAGTTtag GTACCGAgctagttcttggctctgggtagttggtgattacaggtacagaactagttcctggctctgggtagttggtgattacaggtacagaacTAGTTcatggctctgggtagttggtgattacaggtacagaactagttcctggctctggttagttggtgattacag gtatagaactagttcctggctctgggtagttggtgattacaggtatagaactagttcctggctctggttagttggtgattacaggcacagaACTAGTTTCTGGCTCTGGTTAGTTGGTGATTATAG gtacagaactagctcctggctctgggtagttggtgattacaggtatagaactagttcctggctctggttagttggtgattacaggcacagaactagttcctggctctggttagttggtgattacaggtatagAACTAGTTCCTGGcactgggtagttggtgattacaggtacagaactagttcctggctctgggtagttggtgattacaggtacagaacTAGTTCCtcgctctgggtagttggtgattacaggtacagaacTAGTTCCtcgctctgggtagttggtgattacaggcatagaactagttcctggctctgggtagttggtgattacaggtatagaactagttcctggctctgggtagttggtgattacag gtacagaactagttcctggctctgggtagttggtgattacaggtatagaactagttcctggctctggttagttggtgattacaggcacagaactagttcctggctctggttagttggtgattacag gtacagaactagctcctggctctgggtagttggtgattacaggtatagaactagttcctggctctggttagttggtgattacaggtacagaactagttcctggctctgggtagttggtgattacaggtacagaactagttcctggctctgggtagttggtgattacagatacagaactagttcctggctctgggtagttggtgattacaggtacacagataattcacatttttaa